The Breoghania sp. L-A4 sequence CCGTCTCGCCGACGCCGCCGAGAGTTTCGGCAAGGGCCATCCGATCGGCAACTTCCAGCCGCGCGGGGCCCGTGAAGTGCGCCGCGCCGCCTACGCCTTCATCGAGATGCGCCGCCGCATCGAGCGCCAGATCGAACAGCGCACGACCATGCTGGCCGGCGTCAGCCACGACCTGCGCACGATCCTGACCCGGTTCCGCCTGCAACTGGCGCTGCTGGGCACCGGACCGGAAATCGATGAGCTGCGACGCGACGTCGACGAGATGAACACCATGCTGCAGGCCTATCTGGCGTTTGCCCGCGGCGACGGCGACGAGCAGCCCGACAGCGTCGACATCGCCCTGCTGATCGAGGACCTGGAAGCGGACGCGGAGACCGCGGGCAGGCGCGCGTCCTCATCGTTTGACGGCGATCCGATGGTGACCGTCAAGCCCAATGCCTTCCGCCGTTGCCTGACCAATCTGACGGGCAACGCGGTGCGCTACGCCAAGAGCATGAGGATTACCGGCAAGCATTCCGGCGGCTGGCTCACCGTCACGATCGATGACGACGGCGAGGGAATCCCGGCCTCCGACCGGGAGACTGTTTTCAGGCCGTTCTTCCGCCTGGACGCCGCCCGCAACCAGGACGAGGGCGGCACGGGCCTCGGCCTGTCGATCGCCCGCGACATCGCCCGCGGCCACGGCGGCGACATCACCCTGAGCGACAGCCCGATGGGCGGGCTGCGCGTCATGGTGCGGATTCCGGACTGAAAGCAGGAAGGTGCTCGTGCGGCGCTAGAACAGCCGCACGCCGTTGGCGACCGGCTTGTCGACGGACGCCAGCACCACCTCGCCCGCCTCGTCGGGAAAGCCCAGCGTCAGCACCTCCGACATGACCGGGCCGATCTGGCGCGGCGGGAAATTCACCACCGCCATCACCTGACGCCCGACGAGCGTCTCCGGCGTATAGTGTTTGGTGATCTGCGCCGATGACTTGCGGATGCCCAGCACCTCGCCGAAATCGATGCGCAGGATATAGGACGGCTTGCGCGCCTTGGGGAAGTCCTGCACCTCGATGATCGTGCCGACCCGAATGTCCACCTTGAGAAAATCATCGAAAGCGATCGTTTCGGCCAGCTCGGCCGTCATGTCCTTGTGCATTGCGTCTCTGTCAGCCCGTCTGTTTCACATCGCCGCCATCATGCCGGATTGGCATGGTCCGTGTCACCAGCCGAGTCCGGCCCCCCGGTCGTCCGCCGGGCTCCGCCGCGCCGCGCGGACCGGGAGAAGCGCTTCAGCGACGCCAGGAACGCCCCTGCCCGGTCGATACGGCCCAGGATCGCCGCGCCACGCTTGAGTTCCGTGTCCAGCGCCGCCATGGTGCGCGCCTGACCCGGGTCCTCGTCCGTGAACCAGACACCCATCACGCGGGCGAAGGCAATCGCCAGCCCCTGGGTCTTGGCCGCGCCGTGCAGGCCCGCCGACTCGATCCCCGCAGCCGACAGCATCCAGGCCTGCGATCGTACGGCGATGCGGTTGAGCTTGGCGGCCAGCGCCGGGTTGCGCCAGGCCTCGTCGGCGAGAGCGCGCAAGGCCGGCTTGTCGGGCGCAAGGGCGTCGAGCCGGCTCATCAGCACATCGAACAGGCGATCGAGCGGCGGCTCGTCGGCCAGATCCGGATCCAGACCGTCGAGCACCTTGGCGTCGATGCGCCGGAAGAAATCGGCAAGGATCGCGATACGGCCGTCATAGGCGCCACGCAAGACGGACGGCTTCACGCCGGCGCGTCCGGCAACCTCCGTCATGGTCACGGTCTCCCACGGCTGCTCCGCCAGGAGCGCCATGAAGGCTTTGATGATCGACGTGCGTGTTTTCTCGGCCACCATGATCCGTGTCCTTGCTGTCCCGGAGCGTCCTCCAAAACAGTAGGAGCCCGGGATGCAAAAGGGAACCGCCTGCGACAACGCGCGCCCTCAGGGCGGGACGACGCGCGGCGGCGAACGCCACGCGTCGAGACTGGATCAGCCCGCCAGCTCGCGGGACCGTCTGGCGGCGGCGGCGATCGCCGCATCGAGCAGCGGCTGGAAGCCGTTTTCGGCCATAAGCACCTCGAGCGCCGCCGCCGTGGTGCCGCCGGGCGAGGTCACGTTCTTGCGCAAGGTGCCCGCATCCACGTCGGAGCGATACAGAAGCTCGCCCGCACCGGCCACGGTCTGACGCGCGAGCGTCATCGCCAGCGCCTCGGGCAGGCCCGCCTTGACGCCGGCCGCGGCCAGACATTCGGCCAGCAGAAACACATAGGCCGGACCGGAGCCGGAAACGGCGGTCACCGCATCCATCTGGTCTTCCGATTCAAGCCACGCCACCGCGCCGATGCTGCTCAGCAGGTCCTCGACGAGCGCGCGCTGTTCAGCATCGACCTTGCCGTTGCCGATCAAGGCCGTCATGCCGCGCTGCACCTGCGCGGGCGTATTGGGCATGGCGCGCACGACGGGCACGGCACCGAAGGCCGCCTCGAAGGTGGCAATCGTGGTGCCCGCCGCAATCGACATCACGACCGTCTGCGGCCCAACGGCATGCGCCACCGTCGGCAGGACGGCGTCCATCATCTGCGGCTTGATCGCCACAAGCACGGCCGCCGGCGTCAGATCGTCAGGCACCTGCGTGACATGGCGGATCGACTTTTCCGCGAGATAGGCCGCCATCTCGGGCGCGGGCCGGGGATCGCAAACGACAATGGCGCCGGGCTCGATGCCCATCTCGATCCAGCCGGACAACATGGCGCCGCCCATCTTGCCGGCTCCGACAAGAAGCAACGGCTTCGAATGTGTGAGTTTCATGCTTCTCCCGCGGTCTCAAACAGGACCATATCAAGCGCGTCTTCGGACTTCTTGCCGGCCCAGACGACGAATTGAAACGCCTGGAAGTATCGCTCGCACGCCTCCAGGGCATTGGCGAACAGGCCTTCCAGTTGCTCCGAGGTCGCTTCCGCGCCGCCGGCAAGCAGCAGCGACTGGCGAAAGATCACCACGCCTTCCTTGTTCCACAAATCGAAGTGGCCCATCCAGAGCTGCTCGTTGACCAGCGCCAGAAGGCGCATGACTTCGTGCTTGCGCGGCTCGGTGACCTTCAGATCGAAACCGCAGGCGAGGTGCAACGCCTCAACGTCTTCCATCCACGAAAAGCTGACATGGTAGTCGCACCAGTGTCCGGAGACAGCGATGGTGATTTCGTCCTCGCCCGAGCGCTCGAAGGCCCAGTCGTTGACGGCGGCAAGTTGTTCGATTGTATCAACAGGGTTGGCGTGCTGATCGACGTCGATTTCGATGAGGCTCATGTGCGATCCTCGTGCCTGGCAGGTCCGCGACGCAACGGTCCGGACCGGGAGCGAAAGAAGCCAGCGCTGGAGCCCGCTTCATCCGATTGGCACCGCACCGGCGGCATCGCCCGGATTTCAGCAGATCATGTCACCCGGACCGTGTGCCCGAATGGTAGGCGCTCCAGGCGCCACCGCCATTCGCAATGATTCGCCCGGCCATGATCTCCGGCGAATGTTACAGCGTGACAACCACAGGAAGCCGACTGCCGCGAATCTTGTTGCCCGAAGAGTATAGGGCCAGATTGCCGCAACGCGAAATCGGCCACAAAGGACCGATACAGCCTGGTAAATATCACGCAGCGACGGCGTCTGGCTGGATCAGGACTTGTCGGCGGGCTTGGTGCCGGCCTTCGGGCGCGCCGGTTTGGCGGGCTTCGCGACGGCCGCGAGCTTCGCCTCGAGTTCGGCCACCCGCGCCTCAAGCTTTGCTTGCGCGTCGCGCGCGTTGGCGGCCATTTCCTTTACCGCCTCGAATTCCTCGCGCGAGACGATGTCCATGTCCGACAGAAAACGCTCCGCCTGGGCGCGAAAACCGGTTTCCACCTCGCGGCGCACGCCCTGGGCGACGCCGGCTGCATCAGTCATCAGCTTGGCGAATTCGTCGAACAGGCGATTTGAAGTCTGGGTCATGGCGGTCTTCCTTGGCGGGCGTGCGGCGACGGGCTGACAGTCGGCCATCCGGGCAGCCGATGACTATGCTCTAATGCATAGCCTGGCCGAATGTCATCACCGCGACGACAAATTTGTCGAACGTCAGCCCTGAATCTGGGGCATTGGGACGAAAGCGCAAGACCGCGCCGTGCAATGCGGATGCCGCGACTTGACTGTGCCCGTCCGCATGCCCAACGTCGCGGCGAACACACGCGCGGCGTATCATCCAATCCAAGCGGCCGGCGGTCGGTCGCAAACAGCCGCAACCCTGGATCATCGCCATGCCGCTTCTCGCCCTGCCCTTTCCCACGATCGACCCGGTGCTGATCGAGTTGGGGCCCTTCGCCATCCGGTGGTATGCGCTGGCCTATATCGCCGGCATCCTGCTGGCCTGGCGCTACATGCGCATGCTGATCAACAACGAGCGGCTGTGGGCCGGCCAGCCGCATCCCTCGGCACTCGACATCGACGATTTCGTGCTCTGGGCGACGCTGGGCATCGTGCTGGGAGGACGCATCGGCTACGTGCTGTTTTACAACCCGGCGTACTATCTCGCGAACCCGGTGGAAATCCTCAGCGTCTGGCAAGGCGGCATGTCGTTCCATGGCGGCTTCCTCGGAACCGTCATCGCGATGGTGCTGTTTTCCTGGCGGCGCGGCCTGAGCGTCTGGACCCTGTTCGATCTCGCCGCCGCCGCCGCCCCCATCGGCCTGTTTTTCGGCCGCCTGGCCAATTTCATCAACGCCGAGCTTTGGGGCCGCGTGACCGATCTGCCGTGGGGGGTGGTGTTTCCCGGCGCAGGACCACTGCCGCGTCATCCCAGCCAGCTGTACGAGGCGGCGCTGGAAGGCATCGTGCTGTTCCTCCTCCTGCGCCTGCTGACTCATCGCGGCGGCTATCTCGCAAGGCGCGGCTTTCTCGCCGGCGCCTTCGCCTGCGGCTACGGCCTGTCGCGCATCGCGGTAGAATTCTTCCGCATGCCGGACGCGCAGATCGGCTTCCTCGCCGGCGGCACCACCATGGGCATGCTGCTGTCGCTGCCGATGATCATCGCGGGTATCGCGGCCATGGTTTGGGCTGCGCGCGGCACGCGGTCCGCGGGCACTGATGCGAGCACCGGCGCATGAATGCAACGCCGTTGGAAAGCCGCATCCGGGCGCTGATCCGCGCGAACGGCCCGATGAGCGTCGCCGAATACATGACCCTGTGCCTCGCCGACCCGCAGGACGGCTACTACATGCGAGGCGATCCCTTCGGCCGGGGCGGCGATTTCATAACGGCGCCGGACGTCAGCCAGATGTTCGGCGAGTTGATCGGCCTGTGGTGCCTGCAAACCTGGCTCGACGCCGGCTGCCCGCAAACCGTGCGTCTGGTGGAAGCCGGACCGGGGCGCGGCACGCTGATGGCGGACCTGTTGCGCGTGACATCGGTCCAGCCAAAGTTCCTCGAAGCGCTCAGCGTGCATCTCGTGGAAACAAGCCCCAGGCTGCGCGAAGCCCAGAAGACGGCGCTCACCGGCGCACCGTGTCCCCTCGCCTGGCATGACCGGATCGACGACGTGCCCGACGGTCCGATGATCCTGCTCGCCAACGAGTTTTTCGACGCGCTGCCGATCCGCCAATACGTCCGCGCCGCAGGCGCCTGGCGCGAGCGGATGGTGGGACTCGATCCCGCGTCCGACCAGTTGGCCTTCGGCATCGGCCCGGGACGGCTGGCGGATGATGATCTGCCCGAGAGGCTGAGGACCGTGGCCGAGGGAACCGTCTTGGAGACCCAGCCGCTGGCCAACGCCATCGCCGCCACGATTGGCGAGCGGCTTGCGGCGAGCGGCGGCGCGGCCCTGATCATCGATTACGGCTATGTCAGCACTGCGCCCGGCGACACGCTGCAGGCCGTGCGCAAGCACCAGTTCGCGGATGTGCTTGCGCATTGCGGCGAAGCGGATCTCACCGCGCATGTGAACTTCGAGGCGCTGGCCCGCGCGGCCCGTCAATCGGGCGCACAGGCGCACGGGCCAATGACCCAGGGCGATTTCCTGATCAAGATGGGCCTGCTGGAGCGCGCGGGCGCGCTGGGCGCCGGCAAGGAGCCCTCGGTGCAGGAGCAATTGAGCGCGGACGTGGAACGGCTCGCGGGGGCCGATCACATGGGAAACCTGTTCAAGGTGCTGGCGCTCTCGGCGCCGGGATCGGACCTTGGACAGACGCTGAAGCCGTTTGACAGCACGCCCGCGCGCCCGCACCATCTCGCCCGAGCGACATGAGCGCGCACCGCGACGGACCAGGAGGACGATGATCACCGCAACGGCACTCGATTCGCACGACCGCGTCGCCCACGGCTTCTTCACCCGCCAGGGCGGGGTGTCGGACGGCATCTACGACAGCCTCAACATCGGCCTGGGATCGGATGATCCACGCGCCAATGTGCTTGAGAACCGCGCCCGCGTCGCGGCCCGTTTCGATCTGCCGGCCGATCGCCTGGTCACCGTTCACCAGCACCATTCCGCCGATGTGCTCCCGGTTGAGCGGACGCCGTGGCCCGGCGGCACCGCGCCCAGGGGCGATGCGATGGTCACCGACCGTCCCGGCATCCTGCTGGGGATCCTGACGGCCGATTGCGGGCCCGTGCTGTTCGCCGACAATCAGGCGGGCGTCATCGGCGCGGCTCATGCCGGCTGGCGCGGCGCGCTGACCGGTGTCCTGGAAGCGACGCTTGACGCCATGGAGCGCCTGGGCGCGCAACGCGGGCGCATCAGCGCCGTCCTCGGCCCGACGATTTCCGCCGACGCCTATGAGGTGGGCGACGACTTCAGGGCCCGGTTCGAGGCGGACGACCCCGCGAACAGCCGCTTCTTCAGGCCGTCGACGCGCGCCGGCCATGCCATGTTCGACCTGCCGGGCTACATCCTCGCCCGGCTGGAGCGCGCAGGTACCGGCAGCGCCGAAGACCTGCGCCTGTGCACATACACGAATGAAGACGACTTCTATTCCTACCGGCGCACGACCCATCGCGGCGAACCCGATTACGGCCGCCTTGTGTCCGCCATCACCCTCAGGGAGCGGGATTGACCATGGCGCTGCATTTCGACAGAGCCGAATTCGGCGAGCGCCTTGGCCAGGTGCAGCAATCGATGCAGGAGCGCAAGCTCGACGCGCTCTTGCTGTTCGCGCCCGAAAGCCACTACTGGCTGACCGGCTATGACACCTTCGGCTTCTGTTTCTTTCAGTGCCTTGTGCTGATGAAGGACGGACGCCTGATCCTGTTCACCCGCGCGCCCGACCTGCGCCAGGCCAATCACACGTCGATCATCGAGGACATCCGCATCTGGATCGACCGGGGCGAGACCTCGCCCGTCGGCCAGTTGAAGGACTTGCTGTTCGACCTCGACCTTCTGGGCACCGAGATCGGCGTCGAATACGACACCCAGGGGCTGACCGCGAGCTATGGCCGGCAGCTCGACGAGGCGCTGCGCAGCTTCGCCGAATTGAGCGATGTGTCCGATCTGGTCGCGTCACGGCGCGCGATCAAATCGCCGGCGGAGATCGTCTATGTGCGCAAGGCGGCCGACCTCGCCGACGCGGCCTATCTGGCCGGCATCGAGAAAGTCCGCGCGGGCGCGGACGAAGGCGAGATCCTGGCGACCCTGCAGGCAACCGTGCTGGCAGGCGGCGGAGACTACCCGGGCAACGAGTTCGTCATCGGATCGGGCATGGACGCGCTGCTGTGCCGCTACAAGAGCGGCCGGCGGACACTGGCCGCCAATGACCAGCTCACACTGGAGTTCGCAGGCGTCTACCGCCACTATCACGTTGCCCTGATGCGCACGGTCATTGTCGGCGAGCCCACGGCGCGCCACATCGAGCTGCACGAGGCGGCGTGCGCGGCGCTCGAGGCCGTCGAGGAGGTCATGCGTCCGGGGCACACCTTCGGCGATGTCTTCGACGCCCATGCGCGCGAGATGGACGCCCGCGACCTGTTGCCGCACAGGCTCAATGCCTGCGGCTACTCGCTGGGCGCGCGCTTCGCGCCGAGCTGGATGGATTGGCCGATGTTCTACCGCGGCAACCAGGCGGCGATCGCCCCCAACATGGTGCTCTTCGCCCATATGATCCTGGTGGACTCCGAAACCAACACCGCCATGACGCTGGGACGCACCTACATCACCACCGAGGCCGCGCCGGAACGGCTGTCTGGTCTGCCGCTCGATTTGGCGGTGCGCTGATGCGGAACGGACGGGTCGCGATCGGCGATCCGGTCTGGTCGCCATATCGCCAGGGGCAATATCCAACTGGATTTTGCCGCGCGGAGGGGATAGACAAGCCCCACCATGACCGGAATGGCGAGACAATGATCGCAAAACGCCCCCTTGCGCGCACTCCGCTGGCATCGACCGCAAAGCGCGCAGCTTCCGCCGGCCTGTCCCACAAATCGATGCTGATGCGCGCCGCCGCTTTGGCTGTGCCGTTGATGCTCGCCGCTTGCGGCGGCGTCACCCCGCCGGAATTTGTTGGCGGCTCGCGGCAATCCGCCGCTGTTCAATCCGGGTCGTACGCCGCGCCGGTGCCCGCCAACGAGGCCAGCTTCGCCTTCGATCCGTTTTCGGGCGCGCCGGGCAACACCCTTGACGACCTGAGCCGCAAGATCGGCGAAGCGGCCAGCAAGGAAGGCCTGACACTGGTGCGGCGGGCCGGCGCGCGCGCGACCTATCGGGTCAAGGGCCACCTCTCGGCAGTGGGCGACAACACCGCCTCCACGATTCTCTACGTGTTCGATGTCTACGACGGCAGCGGCCGCCGGGTTCACCGCTTCAGCGGACAGGAAACCAGCAACGCCACCAGCGCCGATCCCTGGGCCGGCATCAGCGGCGAAACGCTCAATCTCATCGCGACGCGCACCGTGCTCGCCCTCAAGGCCTGGCTGACACGTGCGGGATCTTAACAAAACCTGCAAATTAAGCGCGAAGGCGCCCGCGCGGCGGTTGTCGAGGGCCTGCTAGGTTGTTAAAACGCCGCCGCTTGGCACTGTTGCAAACGAATCCTGTACGGGAACACACGCAATCCCGGCTCACCACGCATAAAATCGCCAACCGGCACCAAGCCGGCCGCCGCGTTGATGCTCCAGCGGCAAACATGAAGGATCGCGGGCAATGAAACTCGTCGCGGGAAACTCCAATCGCGCGCTCGCCGAAGAAATTTCCAGACATCTCGATGTTCCATTGGCCGAATGCCAGGTGCGCCGCTTCGCGGATCAGGAAATTTTCGTTGAAATCCAGGAAAACGTGCGCGGCGAGGATGTGTTTCTCATCCAGTCGACCAGTTTCCCCGCCAACGACCATCTGATGGAACTGCTGATCCTGATCGACGCCATGCGCCGGTCGTCCGCGCGCCGCATCACCGCGGTGCTTCCCTATTTCGGCTATGCCCGCCAGGATCGCAAACCCGGCCCGCGCACGCCGATCTCCGCCAAGCTGGTCGCCAACCTGATCACCCACGCCGGCGCCCATCGCGTGCTCACGCTGGATCTTCACGCCGGCCAGATCCAGGGCTTCTTCGACATTCCCACCGACAACCTGTTCGCCGCTCCCGTGATGACCCGCGACATCAAGGAACGCTACAAGCCCGGCAGCGTGATGGTCGTCTCGCCGGACGTCGGCGGTGTGGTCCGCGCCCGCGCGCTCGCCAAGCGCATCGACGCGCCGCTGGCGATCGTCGACAAGCGCCGTGACAAGCCTGGTGAATCGGAAGTCATGAACATCATCGGCGACGTGTCGGGCCGCGACTGCATCCTGGTCGACGACATCGTCGACTCCGGCGGCACGCTGTGCAACGCCGCCGACGCGCTGCTGGCCAAGGGCGCAACCTCGGTCGCCGCCTACATCACCCACGGCGTCCTGTCCGGCGGCGCGGTGGCCCGCATCTCGTCGTCGAAGCTCAAGGAACTGGTGATCACCAACTCCATCGAAACGACGGCGGCGGTGGAAGCGGCCCCCAACATCCGCGCGATCACGATCGCCCCGCTGATCGGCGAGGCCATCAACCGCACGGCCTTGGAAAAATCCGTCTCCAGCCTGTTCATCTGACGCCACCCGGCGCCATCGCGCGACGCCGGTCCGCCGGCCGTCGCGCGGGGTGGAAACCCGCCCCTTTGCCGCCGCCGCCGGGCTCCCCGGGGCGGCGGAACCGCTTGCGGTTCGCCCGAAGAGGCACTATAAGCCTCGGCACGCGCCTACCCCCCTGGAGGAAGCGCGCAAGAGGCCGTCAGACCGGCCTCTTTTCATGAACACCCATATCAAGGAGACAAGCCATGGCTCAGTCCTTCGAGCTTCAGGCAACGTCGCGCGATCGTGTGGGAAAGGGGTCCGCACGAGCTCTTCGCCGCGATGGCAAGATTCCAGCCGTGATCTACGGCGCAAACCTGCCCCCTCTCTCGATCGCGCTGCCGCTGAAGGAAACCACCCTTCAGCTGAACACCGGCGGCTTTCTGACCCACGTCGCGAACATCACCGTGGACGGCGAGAAGATCCAGGTCATCGCCCGCGATTACCAGCTCGACCCGGTGCGCGATTTCCTGGTGCATGTCGACTTCCTGCGCATCAGCGCCAAGTCGCGCATTGCCGTTGAAGTGCCGGTTCACTTCGAAAACGAAGAAGAGTCCCCCGGCATCAAGCGCGGCGGCGTTCTCAACATCGTTCGCCACACCGTGGAACTCGAAGCGCCCGCCACCCAGATCCCCGAGTCGATCGACATCGACCTGACCGGCCTGGACATCGGCGACTCGGTGCACATCTCCTCTGTGAAGCTGCCGGACGGCGTCACGCCGACGATCACCGACCGCGACTTCACCATCGCCACCATCGCCGCTCCCGCGGGCCTCAAGGAAGAGCTCAAGGGTGAAGGCGAGGAAGGCGAAGAGGACGAAGAAGGCACCGAAGAGTAGACCGTGCATCGCGTCCCAGGCGGACGCGGTCAGTTCACTCTTGCTTCTTGAAGACAACCGGCGCGCATCTCGGTGCAACCACCGATCTGCGCGCCGGGCTCGGATTGCGCAGGCGCTTTCGGATCACCGGACAGACGGGAGACGGCCATGCAGGTCATTGTCGGGCTCGGCAATCCAGGTCCGAAATACGCGCGCAATCGCCACAACATCGGCATGCTCGCCGTGGACGCCATTCACCGCCGGCATGCCGGCATGAGCCCGTGGCGCAAGCGCTTCCAGGCCGACGTTTCCGAAGGCGTCATTGACGGCCACAAGGTGCTTCTCATCAAGCCGATGACCTTCATGAACGACTCCGGCCGCTCTGTCGGAGAAGCGCTGCGTTTCTACAAGCTCACCCCAGCCGATGTGACCGTCATCTATGACGAGCTCGACCTGCCGCCGGGCAAACTGCGACTGAAGGTCGGCGGCGGCGCAGGCGGACACAACGGCATCCGCTCCATCGACGCCCACATTGGAAAAGACTACCGGCGCGTGCGCCTGGGCATCGGACATCCGGGTGCCAAGGAACGCGTCACCAACCACGTGCTCGGCGACTTCGCCAAGGCCGACGGCGAGTGGCTGGAGCCGCTGCTCGACGACATCGCGCGCGAGGTCGGCCTGCTGATCGAAGGCAAGGACAGCCAGTTCATGAACCGGCTGCACCAGCCCCCGGTTCGGGTCCCCGCGCCAGCGCGACCGGAACGGCCAAGGCTCCAAAAGAGCCAGCCGCGGGCCGCAGCCACATCCGTCAGGCGCGGTCCAAGCCGAAGCCGGAGCTTCCCAAGGAAGGGCCGCTTGCCGCCATGCTGAGGGGCCTCTTGGGCCACAAGGACACGGACTGACCGTCCGCAACGAACCGGGAAAGACGAAGAGATGGGATTCAAGTGCGGCATCGTCGGCTT is a genomic window containing:
- a CDS encoding ATP-binding protein, translating into MIATIGHRISTALQVSTAPLRAPYRAAAGWLRRWAPKSLYPRTILIIVLPMVLLQSVLAFMFMERHWETVTRRLSTAMAREISALITVIETYPQDADFEKITAIASDKLGLSISLLPPASLPAPRPKPFFDLLDRTLSGEIGRYVGKPFWIDTIGRSQFVEIRVKLDNHNMRIIARRSQTYASNSHIFLVWMIITSLVLITVALLFLRNQIRPIIRLADAAESFGKGHPIGNFQPRGAREVRRAAYAFIEMRRRIERQIEQRTTMLAGVSHDLRTILTRFRLQLALLGTGPEIDELRRDVDEMNTMLQAYLAFARGDGDEQPDSVDIALLIEDLEADAETAGRRASSSFDGDPMVTVKPNAFRRCLTNLTGNAVRYAKSMRITGKHSGGWLTVTIDDDGEGIPASDRETVFRPFFRLDAARNQDEGGTGLGLSIARDIARGHGGDITLSDSPMGGLRVMVRIPD
- a CDS encoding tRNA-binding protein; this translates as MHKDMTAELAETIAFDDFLKVDIRVGTIIEVQDFPKARKPSYILRIDFGEVLGIRKSSAQITKHYTPETLVGRQVMAVVNFPPRQIGPVMSEVLTLGFPDEAGEVVLASVDKPVANGVRLF
- a CDS encoding TetR/AcrR family transcriptional regulator, producing MVAEKTRTSIIKAFMALLAEQPWETVTMTEVAGRAGVKPSVLRGAYDGRIAILADFFRRIDAKVLDGLDPDLADEPPLDRLFDVLMSRLDALAPDKPALRALADEAWRNPALAAKLNRIAVRSQAWMLSAAGIESAGLHGAAKTQGLAIAFARVMGVWFTDEDPGQARTMAALDTELKRGAAILGRIDRAGAFLASLKRFSRSARRGGARRTTGGPDSAGDTDHANPA
- the proC gene encoding pyrroline-5-carboxylate reductase: MKLTHSKPLLLVGAGKMGGAMLSGWIEMGIEPGAIVVCDPRPAPEMAAYLAEKSIRHVTQVPDDLTPAAVLVAIKPQMMDAVLPTVAHAVGPQTVVMSIAAGTTIATFEAAFGAVPVVRAMPNTPAQVQRGMTALIGNGKVDAEQRALVEDLLSSIGAVAWLESEDQMDAVTAVSGSGPAYVFLLAECLAAAGVKAGLPEALAMTLARQTVAGAGELLYRSDVDAGTLRKNVTSPGGTTAAALEVLMAENGFQPLLDAAIAAAARRSRELAG
- a CDS encoding YbjN domain-containing protein; the encoded protein is MSLIEIDVDQHANPVDTIEQLAAVNDWAFERSGEDEITIAVSGHWCDYHVSFSWMEDVEALHLACGFDLKVTEPRKHEVMRLLALVNEQLWMGHFDLWNKEGVVIFRQSLLLAGGAEATSEQLEGLFANALEACERYFQAFQFVVWAGKKSEDALDMVLFETAGEA
- a CDS encoding accessory factor UbiK family protein, yielding MTQTSNRLFDEFAKLMTDAAGVAQGVRREVETGFRAQAERFLSDMDIVSREEFEAVKEMAANARDAQAKLEARVAELEAKLAAVAKPAKPARPKAGTKPADKS
- the lgt gene encoding prolipoprotein diacylglyceryl transferase, whose translation is MPLLALPFPTIDPVLIELGPFAIRWYALAYIAGILLAWRYMRMLINNERLWAGQPHPSALDIDDFVLWATLGIVLGGRIGYVLFYNPAYYLANPVEILSVWQGGMSFHGGFLGTVIAMVLFSWRRGLSVWTLFDLAAAAAPIGLFFGRLANFINAELWGRVTDLPWGVVFPGAGPLPRHPSQLYEAALEGIVLFLLLRLLTHRGGYLARRGFLAGAFACGYGLSRIAVEFFRMPDAQIGFLAGGTTMGMLLSLPMIIAGIAAMVWAARGTRSAGTDASTGA
- a CDS encoding class I SAM-dependent methyltransferase produces the protein MNATPLESRIRALIRANGPMSVAEYMTLCLADPQDGYYMRGDPFGRGGDFITAPDVSQMFGELIGLWCLQTWLDAGCPQTVRLVEAGPGRGTLMADLLRVTSVQPKFLEALSVHLVETSPRLREAQKTALTGAPCPLAWHDRIDDVPDGPMILLANEFFDALPIRQYVRAAGAWRERMVGLDPASDQLAFGIGPGRLADDDLPERLRTVAEGTVLETQPLANAIAATIGERLAASGGAALIIDYGYVSTAPGDTLQAVRKHQFADVLAHCGEADLTAHVNFEALARAARQSGAQAHGPMTQGDFLIKMGLLERAGALGAGKEPSVQEQLSADVERLAGADHMGNLFKVLALSAPGSDLGQTLKPFDSTPARPHHLARAT
- the pgeF gene encoding peptidoglycan editing factor PgeF, whose amino-acid sequence is MTARPRARTISPERHERAPRRTRRTMITATALDSHDRVAHGFFTRQGGVSDGIYDSLNIGLGSDDPRANVLENRARVAARFDLPADRLVTVHQHHSADVLPVERTPWPGGTAPRGDAMVTDRPGILLGILTADCGPVLFADNQAGVIGAAHAGWRGALTGVLEATLDAMERLGAQRGRISAVLGPTISADAYEVGDDFRARFEADDPANSRFFRPSTRAGHAMFDLPGYILARLERAGTGSAEDLRLCTYTNEDDFYSYRRTTHRGEPDYGRLVSAITLRERD
- a CDS encoding Xaa-Pro peptidase family protein, which encodes MALHFDRAEFGERLGQVQQSMQERKLDALLLFAPESHYWLTGYDTFGFCFFQCLVLMKDGRLILFTRAPDLRQANHTSIIEDIRIWIDRGETSPVGQLKDLLFDLDLLGTEIGVEYDTQGLTASYGRQLDEALRSFAELSDVSDLVASRRAIKSPAEIVYVRKAADLADAAYLAGIEKVRAGADEGEILATLQATVLAGGGDYPGNEFVIGSGMDALLCRYKSGRRTLAANDQLTLEFAGVYRHYHVALMRTVIVGEPTARHIELHEAACAALEAVEEVMRPGHTFGDVFDAHAREMDARDLLPHRLNACGYSLGARFAPSWMDWPMFYRGNQAAIAPNMVLFAHMILVDSETNTAMTLGRTYITTEAAPERLSGLPLDLAVR
- a CDS encoding ribose-phosphate pyrophosphokinase — protein: MKLVAGNSNRALAEEISRHLDVPLAECQVRRFADQEIFVEIQENVRGEDVFLIQSTSFPANDHLMELLILIDAMRRSSARRITAVLPYFGYARQDRKPGPRTPISAKLVANLITHAGAHRVLTLDLHAGQIQGFFDIPTDNLFAAPVMTRDIKERYKPGSVMVVSPDVGGVVRARALAKRIDAPLAIVDKRRDKPGESEVMNIIGDVSGRDCILVDDIVDSGGTLCNAADALLAKGATSVAAYITHGVLSGGAVARISSSKLKELVITNSIETTAAVEAAPNIRAITIAPLIGEAINRTALEKSVSSLFI
- a CDS encoding 50S ribosomal protein L25/general stress protein Ctc, translating into MAQSFELQATSRDRVGKGSARALRRDGKIPAVIYGANLPPLSIALPLKETTLQLNTGGFLTHVANITVDGEKIQVIARDYQLDPVRDFLVHVDFLRISAKSRIAVEVPVHFENEEESPGIKRGGVLNIVRHTVELEAPATQIPESIDIDLTGLDIGDSVHISSVKLPDGVTPTITDRDFTIATIAAPAGLKEELKGEGEEGEEDEEGTEE